The following are from one region of the Centropristis striata isolate RG_2023a ecotype Rhode Island chromosome 19, C.striata_1.0, whole genome shotgun sequence genome:
- the sbno1 gene encoding protein strawberry notch homolog 1 isoform X3, whose protein sequence is MDPGQDLLLAALSESGICPNDMGLFDVESQDVAQPSTTQQSISISALDVGVGTESVEVVRTEPPAPVPIVTIRHKPQPSTTTFVLNQLNQLPSLGATVTKQSVTNPIKHTITVTKVVHVANSALRGSTPSSTSIPPSVSTVVPSHRDQQIQLKDLLRTGNVKSTGLKGNSLMELMKLKPPPNIAPPVATATATGEMINGIKKEVLGKDAARIWINDDIKMQAFSHSLKIPGMREEDEPEEEEEDELGHAETYAEYMPMKLKIGLRHPDPVVETSSLSSVNPPDVWYRLSIPEETIDRGCLSALQLEAITYAAQQHETFLPSADRAAYLIGDGAGVGKGRTIAGIIYENYLLGRKRSLWFSVSNDLKYDAERDLRDIGAKNIQVHSLNKFKYGKISSKHNGSVKKGVIFATYSSLIGESQSGGKYKTRFQQLLHWCGEDFDGVIVYDECHKAKNVCPIGSSKPTKTGLAVLELQNKLPKARVVYASATGASEPRNMAYMNRLGIWGHKTPFREFGNFIQAVERRGVGAMEIVAMDMKLRGMYIARQLSFTGVTFKIEEVPLNQQYIKMYNKSVRLWVTARERFQQAANLMDAEQRMKKSMWGQFWSAHQRFFKYLCIASKVRRVVQLAREEVQNGKCVVIGLQSTGEARTLEALEEGGGELNDFVSTAKGVLQSLIEKHFPAPDRQKLYSLLGIDLSAKKTPSPSETAVQQEQKGKKRKGSEVKKQAKKKPRKHGGLSGTSSEESQSDESDRESGKESDDSFKSVSSGDEDDDFNPFRDESDDDGEDDPWLIRKEPKKGKERKKKKRRRSIDPDSIQSALLASGLGSTRPAFTAPVIPPTPPATVKAESQDSCLTSQDAVEHAQVMKKELLEKLEDLAEDLPPNTLDELIDELGGPDNVAEMTGRKGRVVSNDDGSITYESRSELDVPVEILNLTEKQRFMDGEKNIAIISEAASSGISLQADRRVKNQRRRVHMTLELPWSADRAIQQFGRTHRSNQVTAPEYVFLISELAGEQRFASIVAKRLESLGALTHGDRRATETRDLSRFNFDNKYGRNALEIVMKSIVKLDSPLVSPPSDFKGDFFKEIQSGLIGVGLINVEDRSGAMSLDKDYNNMGKFLNRILGMEVQQQNALFQYFSDTLAAVIQEAKKNGRYDMGILDLGSGDEKVKKMDCRKFLTPGYTTSGHVELFTVSVERGMCWEEATHAWADQNGPDDGFYVQMRNNKKTAILVKEVNPKKRLFLVYRPNTGRQLKLETYADIKKKFKKVLSEDAKQHWTDQYKLSAKICSHAYWRGNCKKASVGLQCEVGLRCRTYYVLCGSVLSVWNELEEVLTPVSGTNVKVQIVRLRTEDGQRIVGLIIPANCVSALSNKLSTSDQCQQLAVQELQKRQQLHPQSLSHAPNT, encoded by the exons ATGGATCCTGGACAGGATTTACTTCTCGCTGCCCTGAGTGAGAGCGGCATTTGCCCAAATGATATGGGCCTATTTGATGTTGAATCTCAGGATGTTGCACAGCCCTCTACAACCCAGCAA TCTATCTCCATCAGTGCCCTGGATGTTGGTGTGGGGACGGAGTCAGTGGAAGTGGTTCGGACTGAGCCTCCAGCTCCAGTCCCTATAGTTACCATCAGG CACAAACCTCAGCCATCAACCACCACATTTGTCTTAAATCAGCTGAATCAGTTACCATCACTAGGAGCTACTGTGACCAAACAATCAGTTACAAACCCTATCAAACATACGATAACTGTCACCAAAGTGGTCCATGTGGCTAATTCAGCCCTGCGAGGATCGACCCCGTCGTCCACCAGTATTCCTCCTTCAGTGTCCACAGTAGTGCCTTCTCACAGAGatcag cAGATTCAGTTGAAAGACCTTCTTCGGACCGGCAATGTGAAGAGCACCGGTCTAAAGGGCAACAGTCTGATGGAGCTCATGAAGCTAAAGCCTCCACCAAACATCGCTCCACCTGTAGCAACTGCAACAGCAACAG GTGAAATGATCAACGGGATCAAGAAGGAAGTATTGGGTAAAGATGCTGCCAGGATCTGGATTAATGACGACATTAAAATGCAAGCCTTCTCACATTCTCTG AAAATCCCAGGGATGAGGGAGGAGGACGAgcctgaggaggaagaggaggacgagtTGGGTCACGCAGAGACTTATGCAGAGTACATGCCAATGAAAT TAAAGATCGGCCTGCGGCATCCTGATCCTGTGGTGGAGACGAGTTCTCTGTCCAGCGTCAACCCTCCAGATGTTTGGTATAGACTCTCCATCCCAGAGGAAACCATTGATCGAGGCTGCCTGTCTGCTTTGCAGCTGGAGGCAATAACATACGCAGCTCAG CAACATGAGACATTCCTCCCCAGCGCTGATCGAGCTGCCTATTTGATTGGAGACGGAGCTGGAGTGGGGAAAGGCCGGACCATCGCAGGGATCATCTATGAGAATTACCTTTTAGGCAGGAAGAGATCACTTTG GTTTAGTGTCTCAAACGACTTAAAGTATGATGCTGAACGGGATTTAAGAGACATAGGAGCCAAAAACATCCAGGTTCACTCGCTGAACAAG ttCAAATATGGGAAAATCTCATCGAAACACAATGGGAGTGTGAAGAAAGGTGTGATATTCGCCACCTACTCTTCCTTAATAGGAGAGAGCCAATCAGGAGGGAAGTACAAGACCAGATTTCAACAGCTTCTCCACTGGTGTGGGGAGGACTTTGACGGAGTT ATTGTGTATGACGAGTGTCACAAAGCCAAAAACGTGTGTCCGATTGGATCATCAAAACCTACAAAAACTGGActtgcagtgttggaactgcaGAATAAACTTCCCAAAGCTCGGGTTGTTTATGCCAGTGCCACAG GCGCCTCTGAACCGCGAAATATGGCTTATATGAACCGTTTGGGCATCTGGGGGCATAAAACACCATTCAGAGAATTTGGCAACTTCATACAAGCTGTTGAGCGCAG AGGCGTCGGGGCCATGGAGATAGTTGCTATGGACATGAAACTGAGGGGGATGTACATCGCTAGGCAGTTGAGTTTTACAGGTGTAACTTTTAAGATTGAGGAGGTTCCCCTGAATCAGCaatacatcaaaatgtacaaCAAATCTGTGAGGCTG TGGGTGACGGCACGTGAGAGGTTCCAGCAGGCGGCAAACCTGATGGACGCAGAGCAACGCATGAAGAAGTCCATGTGGGGACAGTTCTGGTCCGCTCATCAGAGGTTCTTTAAATATCTCTGCATCGCCTCCAAAGTCCGCAGAGTGGTACAGCTCGCTCGAGAGGAGGTCCAAAATGGAAAG TGTGTGGTGATCGGCCTTCAGTCCACTGGAGAAGCAAGAACACTGGAGGCCTTGGAGGAAGGGGGAGGAGAGCTCAATGACTTTGTGTCAACTGCAAA agGTGTGCTGCAGTCCCTGATTGAGAAGCACTTTCCAGctccagacagacagaagctTTACAGCCTGCTGGGTATCGACCTCTCGGCCAAGAAGACCCCCTCGCCCAGTGAAACCGCAGTACAGCAGGAACAGAAGGGCAAGAAAAGGAAAG GTTCAGAGGTCAAAAAGCAGGCGAAAAAGAAACCTCGTAAGCACGGCGGTCTCTCTGGGACCAGCTCTGAAGAGAGCCAGTCTGACGAGTCGGACAGAGAGTCGGGTAAAGAAAGCGACGACAGCTTCAAATCTGTCAGCTCAGGGGACGAAGACGACGATTTCAACCCGTTCAGAGATGAGTCTGATGATGACGGTGAAGATG ATCCATGGCTCATCAGAAAGGAACCAAAGAAGgggaaagagaggaagaagaaaaagagaagaaggagtATTGATCCAGACTCCATTCAAAGTGCCTTGTTAGCCTCCGGGCTCGGCTCCACCAGGCCAGCGTTCACTGCTCCTGTGATCCCCCCGACACCACCTGCCACAG TTAAGGCAGAGAGTCAGGACAGCTGCCTAACAAGTCAGGACGCAGTGGAACACGCCCAGGTGATGAAGAAAGAGCTGCTGGAGAAGCTGGAGGACTTAGCTGAGGATCTGCCTCCCAACACTCTGGACGAGCTCATAGATGAACTGGGAGGACCAGACAACGTAGCTGAG ATGACCGGCCGCAAAGGTCGCGTGGTCAGCAACGATGATGGCAGCATCACGTATGAGTCTCGCTCTGAGCTGGACGTCCCAGTGGAAATCCTCAACCTCACAGAGAAGCAGAGGTTCATGGATGGAGAGAAG AACATCGCCATCATCTCAGAAGCTGCCAGCTCGGGAATATCCCTGCAGGCCGACCGCCGAGTGAAGAACCAGCGGCGGAGAGTCCACATGACGCTAGAGCTGCCGTGGAGCGCAGACAGAGCCATACAGCAGTTCG gGAGAACTCACAGGTCAAACCAGGTCACGGCTCCAGAATATGTCTTCCTCATATCAGAGCTTGCAGGAGAGCAGAGATTTGCATCCATTGTCGCCAAAAGACTAGAAAGCTTG GGTGCTCTCACTCACGGAGACAGAAGAGCGACAGAAACGAGAGATCTCAGCCGGTTTAATTTTGACAACAAG TACGGCAGAAATGCTCTGGAAATTGTGATGAAGTCCATCGTGAAGCTTGATTCTCCATTAGTGTCTCCACCCTCCGACTTTAAAGGAGATTTCTTCAAAG AAATTCAGAGTGGATTAATAGGTGTCGGCCTCATTAATGTGGAGGACAGATCTGGTGCAATGTCACTGGACAAAG ACTACAACAACATGGGGAAGTTCCTGAACCGGATCTTGGGCATGGAGGTCCAGCAGCAGAACGCCTTGTTCCAGTACTTCTCTGACACACTGGCAGCAGTTATTCAGGAGGCCAAGAAAAACGGCAGATATGACATGGGCATTCTGG ATCTGGGCTCAGGTGATGAGAAGGTGAAGAAGATGGACTGCAGGAAGTTCCTAACGCCGGGCTACACCACATCAGGACATGTGGAACTCTTCACT GTCAGTGTGGAGAGGGGGATGTGCTGGGAGGAAGCCACACATGCTTGGGCGGATCAGAATGGGCCAGATGATGGTTTCTATGTTCAG atgagaaacaacaagaaaacagcCATACTGGTGAAAGAAGTGAACCCAAAGAAGAGACTCTTCCTGGTTTACAGGCCGAACACGGGCCGGCAGCTCAAACTGGAGACGTACGCAGACATCAAGAAGAAGTTTAAAAAG GTTTTATCAGAAGATGCCAAGCAGCACTGGACTGACCAGTACAAGCTGTCAGCAAAGATCTGCTCTCATGCTTATTG GCGGGGTAACTGTAAGAAAGCCTCCGTGGGTCTTCAGTGTGAAGTCGGTCTGCGGTGTCGGACGTACTACGTTCTGTGCGGCTCGGTTCTCAGCGTGTGGAACGAGCTGGAGGAAGTTCTCACGCCGGTCAGCGGAACCAACGTCAAGGTTCAGATCGTCAGGCTGAGAACGGAGGACGGACAGAGGATAGTTG GTCTGATCATTCCAGCGAACTGTGTGTCTGCATTAAGTAACAAGCTCTCCACCTCCGACCAGTGCCAGCAGCTCGCTGTGCAGGAGCTCCAGAAACGGCAGCAGCTCCACCCACAAAGTCTCAGTCatgcacccaacacatag